Proteins encoded in a region of the Caldisericia bacterium genome:
- a CDS encoding ribbon-helix-helix protein, CopG family, translating to MKNEKLIIDLPKELAEAIEKKAKREKKKKEDLIKELIAFYLALEDKKTRIKKEMIKGYKESSETSLFFSREFFEIEQELFRDIFKYIK from the coding sequence ATGAAAAACGAAAAATTAATTATTGACCTGCCAAAAGAATTGGCAGAAGCAATTGAGAAAAAAGCAAAAAGAGAAAAAAAGAAAAAAGAAGATCTTATAAAAGAACTTATTGCATTTTATCTTGCACTTGAAGATAAAAAAACAAGAATTAAAAAAGAAATGATAAAAGGATATAAAGAATCTTCAGAAACTAGTTTATTTTTTTCAAGAGAGTTTTTTGAAATAGAACAAGAACTTTTTAGAGATATCTTCAAATATATAAAATAA